The Strongyloides ratti genome assembly S_ratti_ED321, scaffold srae_scaffold0000002 genome has a window encoding:
- a CDS encoding Germinal-center associated nuclear protein, which translates to MTSTSSLSKNSSKRKRNVINGTSDKITSLKSLYEKRDSIIRLFLYSKGNSLTYDIVKGTLESMCSEKEIYLRTMDRQISIYEQDSNKKANVDKMVKKYRRSAADQEKPLPYELRTDKCLVMTLNYLFNNIKPEKDCTTKTLAKWYDFMWDRTRSIRKDLMQQDIVNENSLYIYEVCARFHIFIAFHLHHLSVDEFDPKLNYEQLKQCLTSIFLCYKQMEIEGIKCENEKEFRCYELIINFNNKNILSKIRSFREDIYHSTEYQKVIKLTQQYNYQNYAKFFEIIKEIENPLILCLCKQYFFDVRYNAINVIKIAYNRTKIPVDYLADILYIEDKEDLVTLGIQCGLEIVENDKNLFLVKNDIVNKCKFVNIKDNWINKKLNSQLKNIVKLSESNNLTFSNKPPMSFDNANRYVDDPIFYFYTNNC; encoded by the exons atgACTTCTACTTCTAGTTTGTCTAAAAATTCTTCTAAAAGAAAACGTAATGTAATTAATGGAACTTCTGATAAAATTACGTCTCTTAAATCATTATATG AAAAAAGGGATTCAATTATTcgattatttctttatagtAAAGGAAATTCTTTAACTTATGATATAGTAAAAGGCACACTAGAAAGCATGTGTTCAGAAAAAGAGATTTACCTTAGAACAATGGATCGCCAAATATCTATTTATGAACAAGATTCTAATAAAAAAGCAAATGTAGACAAGATGGTAAAAAAGTATAGAAGAAGTGCAGCAGATCAAGAAAAACCTCTACCTTATGAATTAAGAACAGATAAATGTTTAGTTATgacattaaattatttattcaataatataaagCCTGAAAAAGATTGTACAACAAAAACATTGGCAAAATGGTACGATTTTATGTGGGACCGTACAAGATCCATACGTAAAGATCTTATGCAACAGGATATTGTTAACGAAAATTCattgtatatatatgaaGTTTGTGCTcgttttcatatttttattgcttTTCATTTACATCACCTTTCTGTGGATGAATTTGATCCAAAGCTAAATTATGAACAATTAAAACAATGTCTTActtctatatttttatgttacaAACAGATGGAAATTGAAGGTATTAAGTgtgaaaatgaaaaagaatttcGATGTTATGAACTaattataaactttaataacaaaaacatattatcaaaaattcgCAGTTTTAGGGAGGATATTTATCACTCAACAGAGTAtcaaaaagttataaaattaacCCAACAATacaattatcaaaattacgcaaaattttttgaaattataaaagaaattgaaaatCCATTAATTTTATGTCTTTGTAAGCAATATTTCTTTGACGTGAGATATAATGcaattaatgttattaaaattgcATACAATAGAACAAAAATTCCGGTGGACTATTTAGCAGACATCCTTTATATTGAAGATAAAGAAGATTTGGTGACTTTAGGAATTCAATGTGGTTTGGAGATTGtggaaaatgataaaaatttattcctAGTTAAGAAtgatattgtaaataaatgtaaatttgttaatattaaagataattggataaataagaaattaaatagtcaactaaaaaatatagtaaaattgtcagaatcaaataatttaacattttccAATAAACCCCCAATGTCTTTTGATAATGCTAACAGATACGTAGATGAtccaattttttatttttatacaaataattgttag
- a CDS encoding 60S ribosomal protein L29, protein MAKSKNHTSHNQNRKDHRNGIKKPLKQRYISMKGVDPKYLKNLRYTQKANLKLKMEAKKAGKK, encoded by the exons ATGGCTAAGTCTAAGAATCATACTTCCCACAACCaaa ACCGTAAGGATCACCGTAATGGAATTAAAAAACCTCTTAAACAGAGATACATCTCTATGAAAGGTGTTGACCCAAAGTACCTTAAGAACTTACGTTACACTCAAAAGGCTAACCTTAAACTTAAAATGGAAGCTAAAAAAGCAggcaaaaaataa
- a CDS encoding Actin-interacting protein 1: MSEEYSKVKVFASLPRTIRGLPLSLSSSPDGTKFIYCNGNSVFIREVENISDCDIYTEHSTLTTAAKYANSGYYIASGDQTGKVRIWDTTQLTHILKAEYAIIGGPIRDIAWNDDSKRVAVVGEGRERFGHVFLFDTGTSNGNLSGQSRAMTSIDFKPTRPYRLVSTSEDNTVAMFEGPPFKFKTLFREHTNFAQCVRYNKDGTLFASCSSDGKIVIYEGTDGNKVGELIDTNLTKEAAHGGGVFSICWSLDGSKLVSASGDKTVKIWNVTERKLEKTVSFPNVVDYQQLAVVWMKTCIISVSLAGFLHYIDPELGSVTKTLKGHNKPLTALALSQDKKYAFTADFEGNITRWDVGTGESERVSQDVHKSQVSGLFVSESGTLVSVGWDDFLAFTDDCFGSIEESSPTKIKLSSQPRGVASSKDGKLVVVAGHKSVYVFVDKKQTISHDIGSEATCISLSPDNKIVAIGFQDSKVRIFGLTDNDIVCKTTLTHSGCITSVTFSHDGKYLAVTDAARKIVPYDVETFKSASEKEWTFHSARVNCAGWSPNNRFIATGSLDTNIMVWDMEKSGEHPLVIKCAHAMASINAIAWISNDTFLSIGQDSNVKQWKINPT, from the exons aTGTCTGAGGAATATTCTAAAGTAAAAGTTTTTGCTTCATTACCACGTACTATTAGAGGGCTTCCCTTGTCTCTTTCCTCTTCTCCTGATGGGacaaaatttatctattGTAATGGAAATTCTGTATTTATTCGTGAAGTTGAG AATATATCTGATTGTGATATTTATACAGAACATTCAACATTAACTACTGCAGCCAAATATGCTAATTCTGGATATTATATAGCTTCTGGTGATCAAACTGGAAAAGTAAGAATTTGGGATACAACTCAATTAACTCATATTTTGAAAGCAGAATATGCTATAATTGGTGGACCAATAAGAGATATAGCATGGAATGATGATAGTAAAAGAGTTGCTGTAGTTGGAGAAGGAAGAGAAAGATTTGGacatgtttttttatttgatactGGTACAAGTAATGGAAATCTTTCTGGACAATCAAGAGCAATGACTAGTATTGATTTTAAGCCAACTCGTCCTTATCGTTTAGTTTCAACATCTGAAGATAATACTGTTGCAATGTTTGAAGGACCtccatttaaatttaaaacactTTTTAGAGAACATACTAACTTTGCTCAATGTGTTAGATATAATAAAGATGGAACTTTGTTTGCTAGTTGTAGTTCTGATggaaaaattgttatttatgaAGGTACTGATGGTAATAAAGTTGGAGAATTAATAGATacaaatttaacaaaagaaGCAGCGCATGGTGGTGGTGTCTTTAGTATTTGTTGGTCACTTGATGGTTCCAAACTTGTATCTGCTTCTGGAGATAAAACTGTTAAAATTTGGAATGTGACAGAAAGAAAACTTGAAAAAACTGTTAGTTTTCCAAATGTTGTAGATTACCAACAATTAGCTGTAGTTTGGATGAAAACTTGCATAATATCAGTTTCTTTAGCTGGTTTCCTTCATTATATTGATCCTGAATTAGGATCTGTTACAAAAACATTGAAAGGACACAACAAACCATTAACAGCTCTTGCTTTATCtcaagataaaaaatatgcttTTACAGCTGATTTTGAAGGAAATATTACTAGATGGGATGTTGGAACAGGAGAATCTGAACGTGTATCTCAAGATGTTCATAAATCACAAGTTTCTGGATTATTTGTTTCTGAAAGTGGAACTTTAGTATCAGTTGGATGGGATGATTTCCTTGCTTTTACTGATGATTGTTTTGGTTCAATTGAAGAAAGTTCTCCtactaaaattaaactttcaTCACAACCTAGAGGTGTAGCATCTTCCAAAGATGGAAAATTAGTTGTTGTTGCTGGACATAAATCTGTTTATGtatttgttgataaaaaacaaacaatATCACACGATATTGGATCAGAAGCAACATGTATTTCTCTTTCTCCTGACAATAAGATTGTTGCAATTGGTTTCCAAGATTCTAAAGTCAGAATTTTTGGATTAACTGATAATGATATTGTATGCAAAACAACTCTTACACATTCTGGTTGCATTACTTCTGTTACCTTTAGCCATGATGGTAAATATCTTGCTGTCACAGACGCAGCCCGTAAAATTGTTCCATATGATGTTGAAACTTTTAAATCAGCATCTGAAAAAGAATGGACATTCCATTCAGCTCGAGTAAACTGTGCTGGCTGGTCCCCAAATAACAGATTTATTGCTACTGGTAGCTTAGATACCAATATAATGGTTTGGGATATGGAAAAAAGTGGAGAACATCCACTTGTTATCAAATGTGCTCATGCTATGGCATCAATTAATGCCATTGCTTGGATTTCTAACGATACGTTTTTATCTATTGGACAAGATTCAAATGTCAAACAATGGAAAATTAATCCTACTTAA
- a CDS encoding FI19405p1 — protein MILSDLSNQQFAMKDLPTGQDLQLLSTMSTDVPTQQINNLNLISYDNSNLENSSNCLNVIMDNSNLENSSNCLNVIMDNSTKNKIVDIMSPEDKCISDIDMVNDSDSNPSKTDNESPTNSDKYLLIEPTLNDSILKTNKGNEKIDEDTSAITPVSMDVPPSSVESTLSHESADVVNCNCSCAPIVVELKQKCDMLEEVLIKLADKGESRYKKVNNILNQLQEHIKSGKCISHDRIPHSASTSNRSSASPALTTASVSSSHSVESSKINNGLNKNPRKRKSKSNSALSEFENKSKMVNESIGNTGGLDLISSLAALSSSTANAGNFSLTSKLQNIDVNKADSVINIMKELAAAQTSNIKVAQDSCNVNKQCNVPEKLDFMSTIASTMKNNEDNKSLIPPSLTLQNDIKSENIGETFSQLMEVEKPQKQMKKEMTSSTSILENESNSVNLMSSIAGLASSGENKSWLPLMINSPHFSNNENALQSFAQLIEGGKPMKKIRKKRSPKIKVKTEDSENGDNIQNGVKTEFDPLADCSNIVPEGSMTENDGQTICHNCGTNSTTAWRRDLVGNLVCNACGLYYRLHKTERPPHLRKDKIQSRFRKSKKDDANQTVNSMDISMNTTSQNDSTLDSSALNNSIISNSHNSSSLGQGTLNNLSEFSNSYIGNPALNNASTLQYSQSFSNIFNILNQQTMNDLLAGNFNNFSLFNQPKLPQATTHDLLSAANIASTYSM, from the exons ATGATTCTTTCAGATCTCTCTAATCAACAATTTGCCATGAAAGATCTTCCAACTGGACAAGATTTACAGTTATTATCTACTATGTCTACTGATGTTCCTACACaacaaattaataatttaaatttaatttcctATGATAATtctaatttagaaaattctTCTAATTGTCTAAATGTCATAATGGATAATtctaatttagaaaattctTCTAATTGCCTAAATGTTATAATGGATAATtctactaaaaataaaattgtggATATTATGTCGCCGGAGGACAAATGTATCAGTGATATTGATATGGTCAATGATTCTGATAGCAATCCTTCTAAAACTGATAATGAATCACCTACTAATtctgataaatatttattaatcgAACCAACGTTAAATGatagtatattaaaaactaaTAAGGGTAATGAGAAAATTGATGAAGATACTTCTGCAATAACTCCAGTATCTATGGATGTTCCTCCTTCATCGGTAGAATCAACATTATCACATGAATCTGCAGATGTTG TTAATTGTAATTGTTCGTGTGCACCAATTGTTGTAgaattaaaacaaaagtGTGATATGCTTGAAGaagtattaattaaattagcTGATAAAGGTGAATCCCGGTATAAAAAAgtcaataatatattaaatcaaTTGCAAGAACATATTAAATCTGGAAAATGTATATCTCATGATCGAATTCCACACTCTGCTTCTACATCAAATCGATCCAGTGCCTCTCCTGCACTTACAACTGCATCGGTTTCATCGTCACACTCTGTTGAATCTTCAAAGATCAATAAtggtttaaataaaaatccGAGGAAAAGAAAATCAAAAAGTAACAGTGCTTTATCtgaatttgaaaataaatcaaaaatggTTAATGAATCAATAGGTAACACTGGTGGTCTTGACCTTATTTCCTCACTAGCTGCTTTGTCAAGTAGTACTGCAAATGCTGGCAACTTTTCTTTAACAtcaaaattacaaaatatagATGTAAATAAAGCTGATTCAGtgataaatattatgaaGGAATTAGCCGCTGCACAGACATCTAATATTAAAGTGGCACAGGATTCGTGTAATGTCAATAAACAATGTAATGTACCTGAAAAATTGGATTTTATGTCTACTATTGCATCAACAATGAAGAATAATGAAGATAACAAAAGTTTGATTCCACCAAGTTTAACTTtacaaaatgatattaaaagtGAAAATATTGGTGAAACATTTAGTCAACTCATGGAAGTTGAGAAACCCCAGAAGcaaatgaaaaaagaaatgacATCTTCAACATCTATTCTAGAAAATGAATCAAATAGTGTTAATTTGATGTCAAGTATAGCTGGTCTTGCTTCTTCAGGAGAAAATAAAAGTTGGTTACCACTAATGATTAATTCTCCACATTTTTCAAACAATGAAAATGCTCTTCAATCTTTTGCTCAATTAATAGAAGGAGGAAAAccaatgaaaaaaattaggAAAAAACGTTCACCTAAAATAAAGGTTAAAACAGAAGACTCCGAAAACGGTGATAATATACAAAACGGTGTAAAAACAGAATTTGATCCATTGGCAGATTGTTCAAATATTGTGCCTGAAGGCAGCATGACGGAAAATGATGGGCAAACTATTTGTCATAATTGTGGAACAAACAGTACAACAGCCTGGAGAAGAGATCTTGTTGGAAATTTAGTGTGTAACGCTTGTGGTTTATATTATCGTCTACACAAGACTGAACGACCACCGCATTTAAGGAAAGATAAAATACAATCTAGATTCCgtaaatcaaaaaaagatGATGCTAATCAAACGGTGAATTCTATGGATATTTCAATGAACACAACATCTCAAAATGACTCAACATTAGATAGCAGCGCCCTGAACAATTCAATTATAAGTAATTCACACAACAGTTCTTCATTAGGACAGGgtacattaaataatttatctgaATTCAGTAATTCTTATATTGGTAATCCTGCCTTAAATAATGCCTCAACATTACAATATTCTCAATCTTTTAgcaacatttttaatatattgaaTCAACAAACAATGAATGATTTGCTTGCtggaaattttaataatttttctctttttaaCCAACCCAAACTTCCTCAAGCAACTACACATGATTTATTATCCGCTGCTAATATTGCTTCGACATATTCAATgtga
- a CDS encoding UDP-glucuronosyl/UDP-glucosyltransferase family-containing protein, translated as MKHYFGCIIILLLLTITNIVSIILKKDSLSVLLLPSSGCYSHDVMMRQFGENINNNESVYWFQLLIYDFSINKKPFPKNWIPLIFNRTTVQNQAIISSGISLFWEMNIPFDLTRPWDLRDHLLQECLTSLFSKMNTPTIQFSNWPLSDGYISSLNIPAMPSSVPKTGTLFSGKKMSFLERNMNFIFNLVIIFTRTLQSLSMLFDFNCNLFEIEAKHLFYVSRSEMIIEPIRPINNRIKYFGGNHNKDKYDYINEIEKLKNLNVTGDVLWNDLDNNKFILVTFGSISNVKNMPIHLLKIFLNTFKNCKYIVIWQSNTNHHEITSLTNIKIPSNVKIVKWIPLTLLFNHRNLKYVICHGGINTINELVYFKIPIVGIPLQGDQSSNLQRLVDLNVCKLITIRQVWNGELKKLLQIFEDNLNSFRERSNKIGSMVEFHKLFLKDEQVFWIQWSRRHGKKLHSKLDQKYFDMKMKSTIEMYMLQDVLIYLTFCIIITIICYKN; from the exons aTGAAACACTATTTTGGgtgtataattattttacttcTGTTAACTATTACAAATATAgtaagtattattttaaaaaaagattcacTTTCAGTACTACTTTTACCTTCAAGTGGTTGTTATAGTCATGATGTTATGATGAGACAATTTggagaaaatattaataataatgaatcaGTTTATTGGtttcaattattaatttatgatttttctataaataaaaaaccatttccaaaaaattggataccattaatatttaataggACAACAGTCCAAAATCAGGCAATAATATCAAGTGGTATCTCATTATTTTGGGAAATGAATATTCCTTTTGATTTGACAAGGCCGTGGGACTTAAGAG ATCATTTGTTACAAGAATGTCTTACATCACtattttcaaaaatgaaTACACCAACAATACAATTTTCTAATTGGCCCCTGTCTGATGGATATATTTCATCACTTAATATACCTGCAATGCCTTCCTCTGTACCAAAGACTGGTACATTATTTTcaggaaaaaaaatgtcatttttagaaagaaacatgaattttatatttaatctagtaattatttttaccagGACACTTCAAAGTTTATCAAtgttatttgattttaattgtaatttatttgaaattgaggcaaaacatttattttatgtaagTAGAAGTGAAATGATTATTGAACCAATAAGACCAATTAATAATaggataaaatattttggcggtaatcataataaagataaatatgattatataaatgaaatagaaaaattaaaaaatttaaatgtgaCAGGTGATGTCTTATGGAATGatttagataataataaatttatactaGTAACATTTGGAAGTATttcaaatgttaaaaatatgcCAATTCatttacttaaaatatttttaaatacatttaaaaattgtaaatatattgttatatgGCAATCAAATACCAATCATCATGAAATAACTtcattaacaaatataaaaataccatcaaatgttaaaatagttaaatgGATTCCATTAACATTACTATTTAATcatagaaatttaaaatatgttatttgTCATGGTg gaattaatactattaatgaattggtatattttaaaatacctATAGTAGGAATTCCACTTCAAGGTGATCAGAGTTCTAATTTACAAAGACTTGTTGATCTAAATGTCTGTAAATTGATAACGATTCGTCAGGTATGGAATGGTGAACTTAAAAAACTACTACAAATTTTTGAAGATAATCTTAATAg ttttcgGGAAAgatcaaataaaattggAAGTATGGTTGAAtttcataaattatttttaaaagatgaaCAAGTATTTTGGATTCAATGGAGTAGAAGACATggtaaaaaattacattcaAAATTagatcaaaaatattttgatatgaAAATGAAAAGTACAATTGAAATGTATATGCTTCAAGatgtattaatatatttaacattttgtattattataacaattatatgttataaaaactag
- a CDS encoding Elongation factor 1-beta, producing the protein MSVEALLSEVTPFFPLKDGSKHPKEELSIFGKIKEAVIDARNTISEVLHLTHSDETIESLTKSNEKLVKEVAALREAVFSLTTQSGVSTSKKFNPSGPFLIMGDGNMSFSVAFSKIYSNTLITTSVLESKKDFLKRYPSGSQNYAYLSHLNPRVNVVFSLDATKLPTYMYGKYQNIIMNFPHHGGKSNLKKSKTLLGNIFKSISNVLQKDHGYFHLTLAKKQSGLNYDDILNNKVWSEKEPQHEKDSWQAIYIAAENGFRLALASPFNVDDYCYNSSGYKNRDQMFHNDDQSVTLTFEICDQTTELEIFNKIESTNNNNYNLFHNFRPYFIHDISILYSTNDILFWESKLLSIIKYILSGPLIKIIELKHLRGSCPYTNRPNRVYRIYWQGVKMPLTKVICNKFQNKLRDKLCNVAASVEKKEEAAKDDEDFDLFDSDEEEEDEAKKKITEERLKAYHAKKATKPGPIAKSSIILDIKPWDDTTDLVKMEESVKSIEKDGLVWGGCKQIPLAYGIKKLQIICVIEDLKVSVDDLIEQITTDFEEYVQSVDIAAFNKI; encoded by the exons ATGTCTGTTGAAGCTTTATTATCCGAAGTAACACCATTTTTTCCACTTAAAGATGGTAGCAAACATCCCAAAGAGGAACTTTCAATCTTCG gaaaGATAAAAGAAGCTGTCATTGATGCTAGAAATACAATTTCTGAGGTTCTTCACCTTACACATTCAGATGAAACAATTGAAAGTCTTACCAAaagtaatgaaaaattagttAAGGAAGTTGCTGCTTTACGAGAAGCtgttttttctttaactACACAATCAGGAGTTTCAACTAgt aaaaaattcaATCCTTCAGGACCATTTTTGATTATGGGAGACGGAAATATGTCTTTTAGTGTAgctttttctaaaatatactCAAATACTCTTATTACTACTTCCGTCCTAGAatcaaaaaaagattttttaaaaagataccCTTCAGGTAGTCAAAATTATGCATACTTAAGTCATCTTAATCCACGGGTAAATGTAGTTTTTTCCTTAGATGCAACTAAACTTCCCACTTACATGTATGggaaatatcaaaatatcaTAATGAATTTCCCACATCATGGTGGTAagagtaatttaaaaaaaagcaaaaCTTTATTaggaaatattttcaaaagtaTTAGTAATGTATTACAAAAAGATCATGGATATTTTCACTTAACATTAGCTAAAAAACAATCAGGATTAAATTATGatgacattttaaataataaagtatgGTCTGAAAAAGAACCTCAACATGAAAAAGATAGTTGGCAGGCTATATATATAGCTGCTGAAAATGGATTTAGACTAGCTTTAGCTTCACCATTTAATGTAGATGACTATTGTTATAATTCATCTGGATACAAAAATAGGGATCAAATGTTTCATAATGATGATCAATCTGTTACTTTAACATTTGAAATTTGCGATCAAACTACagaattagaaatttttaataaaattgagagtactaataataataattacaatttatttcatAACTTTCGTCCATATTTTATTCAtgatatatcaattttatacTCAACAAATGATATACTTTTTTGGGAatctaaattattatcaataattaaatatatattatcaggTCCCTTAATTAAGATAATTGAGCTTAAACATCTTAGAGGTAGTTGCCCTTATACAAACCGTCCAAATCGCGTATATCGCATCTATTGGCAAGGTGTTAAAATGCCATTAACAAAAGTGATATGTAACAAATTTCAAAACAAATTACGGGATAAGCTT tGTAATGTTGCCGCTTCcgttgaaaaaaaagaagaagccGCTAAAGATGATGAAGATTTTGATCTTTTTGATTCTGATGAGGAGGAAGAAGATGAagctaaaaaaaagattactGAAGAAAGATTGAAAGCTTATCATGCCAAAAAAGCTACAAAACCAGGACCAATAGCAAAATCTTCAATTATTCTTGACATCAAACCATGGGATGATACAACTGATCTTGTCAAAATGGAAGAATCCGTCAAGAGTATTGAAAAAGATGGACTTGTATGGGGTGGATGTAAACAAATTCCACTTGCATATGGAATCAAGAAACTTCAAATCATCTGTGTCATTGAAGATTTGAAGGTATCTGTTGATGATCTTATTGAACAAATTACAACAGATTTTGAGGAATACGTTCAATCAGTTGATATTGCTGcctttaacaaaatttaa
- a CDS encoding Elongation factor 1-beta, whose product MSIEALLSEVTPFFYNTLALKAGVATNVGKPCSSGSSTEELKAVKVSQDKLAAGIEEIKSMLQKLSMGSAAPSTSKEPVKEEAAKEDEDFDLFDSDEDEEDEAKKKITEERLKAYHAKKATKPGPIAKSSIILDIKPWDDTTDLVKMEESVKSIEKDGLVWGGCKQIPLAYGIKKLQIICVIEDLKVSVDDLIEQITTDFEEYVQSVDIAAFNKI is encoded by the exons atgtCTATTGAAGCTCTTCTTTCCGAAGTTACTCCATTTTTCTACAACACCTTAGCTCTTAAAGCAGGAGTTGCAACTAATGTTGGAAAACCATGCAGTTCTGGAAGTTCAACTGAAGAACTTAAAGCTGTTAAAGTTTCTCAAGATAAGTTAGCTGCTGGAATTGAAGAAATCAAATCTATGCTTCAAAAACTCTCAATGGGAAGTGCTGCTCCAAGT accTCAAAAGAACCTGTAAAAGAGGAAGCTGCTAAAGAAGATGAGGATTTTGATCTTTTTGATTCTGATGAAGATGAAGAAGATGAGgctaaaaaaaagattactGAAGAAAGATTGAAAGCTTATCATGCTAAAAAAGCTACAAAACCAGGACCAATTGCAAAATCTTCAATTATTCTTGACATCAAACCATGGGATGATACAACTGATCTTGTTAAAATGGAAGAATCCGTCAAAAGTATTGAAAAAGATGGACTTGTCTGGGGTGGATGTAAACAAATTCCACTTGCATATGGAATCAAGAAACTTCAAATCATCTGTGTCATCGAAGATTTGAAAGTATCTGTTGATGATCTTATTGAACAAATTACAACAGATTTTGAGGAATACGTTCAATCAGTTGATATTGCTGCCTTCAACAAAatctaa